The DNA sequence CCCCCGAATGATGTGGACACGCTTATCTTCGGCCCCAAGGCCGATGCGTTCAGCGCTAGTAACCCCACATTCTTTGGACCCCATGGGTTAGCACAGGTGGGAGGCAGCGCTCGCGTGACCGTCGGTGATCGCCCGCACTGGGTGTTTGATACAAACTCGGGGGGGAGCGAGGACTGGATCTTTGCCCCGCTGAGCCGGGGCTTGCACATGGTGCGATTCCAGAACGTGCTCTTCGGCGGCGAGAGCATCTCTTTGCCTTTCCGTGCTGATGTTGGCACCGTCCAACTGGAGCCATTATCGCTCCGGTTTCCTGACGACTCCCCTGTTGGAACAATCGTGACGCTGAACCTCCAATCGAGTATGGAGTTTCCTCAGGGCATCGAGGTCCGGGCGTATGGGTTGAGCCCGGACCTGACGGAGATGCTAACTTGGGAGTCGTCCTACGCCAACATCATTCGCGAATACTCCCTATCTGGAGCGGGTTTACTGGAATTCGCGACTTACGCTCACGAAAGCACTGTTGCAGATGTGGATTTGCACTTGTGGCGCTGGGATGAGTCACAGAGCATGTGGGAAAAGGTAGCCTCTTCCAGCAACATTGCTGCCGAAGAGTCCATTCGCCTGCTCACTCCACCAGATGGACTCTACCGTCTCGAGGTGGTCAATTTCGCTCACCAGCCTGGTCATGTCATGTTGCATGTGCGCCGGCCCCAAGGGACTGGGATCGCGGCGCAAGATGTGCCTGATGGCTCTATCCATGCCGGACAGATGGTGACTATCACTATTCGATTGGACCAACTGCTTAGCCCAGGCAACTGGGAGGGCTGTCTTTTCCTGGGTCCGGCGGGAGCCTGGCGAGCAATAGAGGTGCCCGTGCGTTGCGTGGTGACTCAGCAATGGCCGACGATATTTCTCCCCATCATGGTCAAGAGCGCTGAGCAGTGGCCCTGGTGACGGCGCGTGTTTGCAGTTTTGGAGTGATTGTGCTATAATCAAACTAAATTGAATATTGCAGCAGGGGTGACCTTGTCCGAAAGGCTAGGCTGAAAAGGGGAAGTCCGGTGCGAGTCCGGCGCTGTCCCGCAACTGTAATTCCACATTGTGGAAGAGCCAGGATACCTGCCTCTGTGCTGTTCCGAGAACCTTCGAGAGAAAGGGGGTAGGAAGCAATGATCAGAATACCATTAGATTGACAAACCCCTTGTCCCGATGGGCAAGGGGTTTTCGTTTCCGGATGCAGAGCAAACAAAGTTGATGGAGGAGAATGCAGATATGAAGAAGTTCACTTTGGCTTTCAGTCTCACCCTTGTGGTGTGTGTGCTCTTGGTGAGCGGGTGCAGCGTATTAGCAACTCGGCCGACCCCCGCGCCACTACCCACATTTACGCCGCTCTCGCTGACGCCCACGCCAATCTCCACCTTCACTGATGATGCCGGGCGTGTGGTGCAGATCGCAGGTTCCGTCGAGCGCATTGTTTCACTTTCACCAAGCAACACGGAAATCCTTTTTGCCCTGGGCCTGGGCGACCGTGTGGTGGGCGTGACGGACTTCTGCGATTATCCACCTGAGGCAGCAAGCATCGAGAAAATCGGTGGTATAGAACCCAACCTGGAGAAGATTCTGGCTCTGGAGCCTGATCTCGTACTAGCCATCGGCGGATCACGCCAATTAGAAACCGTAGCCAAACTGAAGGAACTCGGTCTGAAAGTGCTGGTGTTGGCGCCCACCGACCTGGAGGGTATCTACCATGATATCCAGTTGGTGGCTGACGCCTGTGGCGTGCCTGAGGCAGGAGCCGCGTTGGTTCAAGAGATGCAAACCCGCGTCCAATCGGTACTGGAT is a window from the Chloroflexota bacterium genome containing:
- a CDS encoding cobalamin-binding protein; translation: MKKFTLAFSLTLVVCVLLVSGCSVLATRPTPAPLPTFTPLSLTPTPISTFTDDAGRVVQIAGSVERIVSLSPSNTEILFALGLGDRVVGVTDFCDYPPEAASIEKIGGIEPNLEKILALEPDLVLAIGGSRQLETVAKLKELGLKVLVLAPTDLEGIYHDIQLVADACGVPEAGAALVQEMQTRVQSVLDTVASTNTRPKIFYELDATDPNRPWTPGPGTWHDKFISMAGGVNIAANAEAAWAQYSSEDIIAQNPDVILLGDALWGISPEMVAARPGWDAITAVRNGAVYPIDDNLISRPGPRVVQGLETLARLIHPEVFPQ